The following proteins are co-located in the Gossypium hirsutum isolate 1008001.06 chromosome A02, Gossypium_hirsutum_v2.1, whole genome shotgun sequence genome:
- the LOC107952597 gene encoding protein CURVATURE THYLAKOID 1D, chloroplastic isoform X1, with protein MELSRSLTQPISLLPTISFFTPHPSFRPHLRPLPPSRTTAYCLHSRVLCFNNNPLLKAKASEETSDGEAAFEEVAAVEMNVYDEKLTVEKLKEEPLAFQFSEKLNIKQLDPKDAYSITLYGSVTVVALWLASALVGAVDAIPLFPKLMEIVGLGYTCWFSSRHLLFKKNREELAAQIQDLKQQLVGLNDELRDRISSGSNLGF; from the exons ATGGAGCTCTCTAGAAGCCTCACCCAACCCATTTCCCTGCTCCCTACCATCAGCTTCTTCACCCCACATCCCTCTTTCCGTCCCCATCTCCGCCCACTCCCGCCGTCTCGCACCACCGCCTACTGCCTCCATTCAC gGGTTTTGTGTTTTAATAATAACCCGTTGCTTAAAGCAAAAGCATCGGAAGAAACCTCGGACGGGGAGGCCGCATTTGAAGAAGTTGCAGCGGTTGAAATGAATGTGTACGATGAAAAGCTGACAGTGGAAAAACTTAAAGAAGAGCCTTTGGCGTTTCAGTTTTCAGAGAAACTGAATATAAAG CAGCTTGACCCTAAGGATGCATATTCAATTACCTTATATGGAAGTGTTACTGTGGTTGCTTTATGGCTAGCTTCAGCTCTTGTGGGTGCTGTTGATGCAATTCCATTG TTCCCAAAGTTGATGGAAATTGTGGGTCTTGGCTACACATGCTGGTTTAGCTCTCGTCATCTGTTATTCAAG AAAAACAGGGAGGAGTTGGCTGCTCAAATTCAAGACCTTAAGCAACAGCTTGTTGGCTTAAATGATGAGCTTAGAGATCGTATTTCGTCTGGGTCTAATTTGGGCTTTTAA
- the LOC107952597 gene encoding protein CURVATURE THYLAKOID 1D, chloroplastic isoform X2: MELSRSLTQPISLLPTISFFTPHPSFRPHLRPLPPSRTTAYCLHSRVLCFNNNPLLKAKASEETSDGEAAFEEVAAVEMNVYDEKLTVEKLKEEPLAFQFSEKLNIKLDPKDAYSITLYGSVTVVALWLASALVGAVDAIPLFPKLMEIVGLGYTCWFSSRHLLFKKNREELAAQIQDLKQQLVGLNDELRDRISSGSNLGF; encoded by the exons ATGGAGCTCTCTAGAAGCCTCACCCAACCCATTTCCCTGCTCCCTACCATCAGCTTCTTCACCCCACATCCCTCTTTCCGTCCCCATCTCCGCCCACTCCCGCCGTCTCGCACCACCGCCTACTGCCTCCATTCAC gGGTTTTGTGTTTTAATAATAACCCGTTGCTTAAAGCAAAAGCATCGGAAGAAACCTCGGACGGGGAGGCCGCATTTGAAGAAGTTGCAGCGGTTGAAATGAATGTGTACGATGAAAAGCTGACAGTGGAAAAACTTAAAGAAGAGCCTTTGGCGTTTCAGTTTTCAGAGAAACTGAATATAAAG CTTGACCCTAAGGATGCATATTCAATTACCTTATATGGAAGTGTTACTGTGGTTGCTTTATGGCTAGCTTCAGCTCTTGTGGGTGCTGTTGATGCAATTCCATTG TTCCCAAAGTTGATGGAAATTGTGGGTCTTGGCTACACATGCTGGTTTAGCTCTCGTCATCTGTTATTCAAG AAAAACAGGGAGGAGTTGGCTGCTCAAATTCAAGACCTTAAGCAACAGCTTGTTGGCTTAAATGATGAGCTTAGAGATCGTATTTCGTCTGGGTCTAATTTGGGCTTTTAA
- the LOC107952597 gene encoding protein CURVATURE THYLAKOID 1D, chloroplastic isoform X3 codes for MELSRSLTQPISLLPTISFFTPHPSFRPHLRPLPPSRTTAYCLHSRVLCFNNNPLLKAKASEETSDGEAAFEEVAAVEMNVYDEKLTVEKLKEEPLAFQFSEKLNIKQLDPKDAYSITLYGSVTVVALWLASALVGAVDAIPLFPKLMEIVGLGYTCWFSSRHLLFKIVGLRNSLAGSARRSHYPSIDSVEFCSF; via the exons ATGGAGCTCTCTAGAAGCCTCACCCAACCCATTTCCCTGCTCCCTACCATCAGCTTCTTCACCCCACATCCCTCTTTCCGTCCCCATCTCCGCCCACTCCCGCCGTCTCGCACCACCGCCTACTGCCTCCATTCAC gGGTTTTGTGTTTTAATAATAACCCGTTGCTTAAAGCAAAAGCATCGGAAGAAACCTCGGACGGGGAGGCCGCATTTGAAGAAGTTGCAGCGGTTGAAATGAATGTGTACGATGAAAAGCTGACAGTGGAAAAACTTAAAGAAGAGCCTTTGGCGTTTCAGTTTTCAGAGAAACTGAATATAAAG CAGCTTGACCCTAAGGATGCATATTCAATTACCTTATATGGAAGTGTTACTGTGGTTGCTTTATGGCTAGCTTCAGCTCTTGTGGGTGCTGTTGATGCAATTCCATTG TTCCCAAAGTTGATGGAAATTGTGGGTCTTGGCTACACATGCTGGTTTAGCTCTCGTCATCTGTTATTCAAG ATTGTCGGTTTGCGAAATTCGTTAGCCGGATCAGCTCgaagatcacactatccctcTATTGACTCGGTAGAATTTTGTTCATTTTAA